The following coding sequences are from one Methanococcoides orientis window:
- a CDS encoding cation-translocating P-type ATPase translates to MDYENADIDFVLADLNTSREGLSEEEAANRLLEYGFNELEEKTKVTPLKVLMRQFANFIVWVLLAAAIISLTIDEVVNFWVIVIIIAFVVVLGFVQEFKAEKAMEALKKMVQPVTHVVRGGVVIEIPTRNVVVGDIMVLETGDKIAADGFVFEVQGLKMDESAITGESMSVEKGPGDLLFSGTQIVRGKCRAVVTAVGMQSRLGMIAGMIQENEARTPLQEKIADLAKSLAIIALVASGLTFMFGYFTGAPTEEMLIIALALAVAAVPEGLPLTMTITLAYGMHRMAKHNAIIRKMLGVETLGSTTVICTDKTGTLTKNEMTVQKIFAGGEFFDLTGVGYDPEGSLSKDDGDVEVEKNPTLGMLLKAAALCNNSSMVQRQGRWDVVGDPTEISLIVAASKADIWKDDLDSEYEKLHEIMFTSERKLMTTIHKTDEGRMAFCKGAPEFVLEKCISIERDDGIHDLNDDDLVRILDKNTELARSAYRVLGISYRNLPEGLPVEDSENKLIFLGLVAMIDPERKEAKDAIVLCNQAGIRVVMITGDNEETAKAIGKKIGLSADYDGTVDQMNGKLRHIIDDGAITGSELLSLNDEEFDSVVEGVSVYARVMPEQKLRIVEALQNRGHVVAMTGDGVNDAPALKKADIGISMGIKGTDVAKESSLMVLQDDNFETIVEAVKRGRGIYENIEKFTTYLVSRNFTEVILILLGITLLGFDLIPLLALQILFINMFDEIMPAIALGLDPVRDEVMYEKPRKPGERILKKRNLLLVVSIALVMGLVCFLVFLFSDPADNIERARTMTFATIVSMILFIPFVFRSLTRSAFSVGLFTNKLMLLGVASTFLLTLTVMYVPFLGNLFELVALGPAEWVVPISAAFATLFIAEAIKKILASSGI, encoded by the coding sequence ATGGATTATGAAAATGCTGATATTGATTTTGTTCTTGCAGACCTGAACACTTCAAGAGAGGGCCTTTCAGAAGAAGAAGCAGCAAACAGGCTGCTTGAATATGGTTTTAATGAACTGGAAGAAAAAACAAAAGTAACTCCTCTTAAGGTTTTGATGAGGCAGTTCGCGAATTTCATTGTCTGGGTACTTCTGGCAGCAGCCATTATCTCATTAACAATAGATGAGGTTGTGAACTTCTGGGTAATTGTAATCATAATTGCTTTTGTTGTAGTTCTTGGCTTTGTTCAGGAGTTCAAGGCCGAGAAAGCCATGGAAGCTCTTAAGAAAATGGTCCAGCCGGTAACCCATGTTGTAAGGGGTGGGGTTGTGATCGAGATTCCCACAAGGAATGTTGTTGTGGGGGACATAATGGTCCTTGAAACCGGTGACAAGATCGCAGCTGATGGTTTTGTGTTTGAGGTTCAGGGTTTGAAGATGGATGAATCCGCCATTACCGGGGAGAGCATGTCTGTAGAAAAAGGACCCGGTGACCTTCTCTTTTCAGGCACACAGATAGTCCGTGGAAAATGCAGGGCTGTTGTCACTGCTGTGGGTATGCAGAGCAGGCTTGGAATGATCGCAGGCATGATACAGGAGAACGAGGCCCGTACACCTCTTCAGGAAAAGATAGCTGACCTTGCCAAAAGTCTTGCTATTATTGCCCTTGTTGCATCAGGTCTCACTTTTATGTTTGGTTACTTTACTGGTGCACCCACCGAAGAGATGCTGATAATAGCTCTTGCACTGGCAGTGGCAGCGGTTCCCGAAGGTCTGCCTCTGACCATGACCATCACACTGGCATATGGCATGCATCGAATGGCAAAACATAATGCAATAATCAGGAAGATGCTTGGTGTTGAGACCCTTGGGTCCACAACGGTGATATGTACTGATAAGACCGGAACTCTGACAAAGAACGAGATGACCGTCCAGAAGATATTCGCTGGTGGTGAGTTCTTTGATCTTACCGGTGTGGGATACGACCCGGAGGGTTCCCTGTCAAAGGATGATGGGGATGTGGAGGTTGAGAAGAACCCCACTCTTGGTATGCTGTTAAAGGCAGCAGCATTATGCAACAATTCCTCCATGGTCCAGCGGCAGGGCAGGTGGGATGTGGTAGGTGACCCTACTGAAATCTCATTGATCGTTGCGGCTTCGAAAGCCGATATCTGGAAAGATGACCTGGATTCTGAGTATGAAAAACTGCATGAGATCATGTTCACTTCCGAGAGGAAGCTCATGACTACCATCCATAAGACCGATGAAGGAAGGATGGCTTTCTGTAAAGGTGCACCAGAATTTGTTCTTGAAAAATGTATATCCATTGAAAGGGATGATGGTATCCATGACCTGAACGATGATGATCTGGTCAGGATATTAGATAAGAACACCGAGCTTGCACGTTCTGCATATCGTGTGCTTGGAATATCATACAGGAACCTTCCTGAAGGCTTGCCTGTAGAGGACTCCGAGAACAAGTTGATATTCCTTGGGCTTGTGGCCATGATCGATCCTGAACGGAAAGAGGCGAAGGATGCGATAGTCCTTTGCAATCAGGCAGGTATCAGGGTCGTGATGATAACCGGGGACAATGAGGAAACTGCAAAGGCTATCGGGAAGAAGATCGGGCTGTCTGCTGATTATGATGGTACTGTGGATCAGATGAACGGTAAGCTAAGGCACATTATAGATGATGGTGCTATAACAGGAAGTGAACTCCTGTCCCTCAATGATGAGGAATTCGATTCTGTGGTTGAAGGTGTTAGTGTCTATGCAAGGGTCATGCCTGAACAAAAGCTCAGGATCGTGGAGGCACTGCAGAACCGGGGTCATGTCGTTGCAATGACCGGGGATGGTGTCAACGATGCACCGGCACTGAAGAAAGCTGATATCGGTATCTCCATGGGAATTAAAGGTACTGATGTTGCAAAAGAATCCAGCCTGATGGTCTTGCAGGATGATAATTTCGAGACAATAGTGGAAGCTGTAAAACGCGGTCGTGGTATTTATGAGAACATTGAGAAGTTCACAACCTATCTGGTATCAAGGAACTTTACCGAGGTAATTCTCATTTTACTGGGAATAACGCTTCTGGGATTTGACCTGATCCCACTTCTGGCGTTGCAGATATTGTTCATCAATATGTTCGATGAGATCATGCCTGCAATTGCACTCGGTCTTGATCCGGTAAGGGATGAAGTGATGTACGAAAAACCCCGCAAACCAGGTGAGAGGATACTCAAGAAAAGAAACCTGTTGCTGGTGGTCAGTATTGCTTTGGTCATGGGTCTGGTATGCTTCCTTGTATTCCTGTTCTCCGATCCGGCGGATAACATCGAAAGAGCACGTACCATGACCTTTGCGACCATCGTCAGTATGATACTTTTCATCCCATTCGTGTTCAGGTCACTGACAAGATCAGCCTTTAGTGTTGGTCTTTTCACTAACAAGTTGATGCTTTTAGGTGTAGCCAGCACATTCCTGTTGACATTGACAGTAATGTATGTTCCATTTCTTGGGAATCTATTTGAGCTCGTAGCTCTTGGTCCGGCTGAATGGGTCGTTCCTATCTCCGCAGCGTTTGCAACACTCTTTATTGCTGAAGCAATAAAGAAAATACTGGCAAGTAGTGGAATATGA
- a CDS encoding ATPase domain-containing protein produces MFEGSASEEISMEDEMNRVKTGIPGFDELCGGGIIRDRTYLISGTSGAGKTNFSVQYIYNGITKYGENGIIVATEERPEQIRENVLKFGWDLQALEDEGKLIIIDACSTKIGIPSQEKYVDVRPFDTRSMMDQIIAAQEEINAKRALIDSTTSISFYLHDPGKIRVELLKLSTTLEVIGLTSLMTCEIVNEKEPSRFGVETFVTDGTFVLHYDMRETVRTRTIEVFKMRGSDHSKKLHPYDITSEGFVIHPHEEVYAPSSF; encoded by the coding sequence ATGTTCGAAGGGTCAGCCTCTGAAGAGATATCAATGGAAGATGAAATGAACAGGGTCAAGACCGGCATTCCCGGATTTGATGAACTTTGTGGAGGAGGAATTATCCGCGATCGTACATACCTTATATCAGGTACATCAGGTGCGGGAAAAACAAACTTTTCCGTCCAGTACATATATAATGGTATTACAAAATACGGTGAGAACGGTATTATCGTCGCAACAGAAGAGAGACCGGAACAGATCAGGGAAAACGTACTCAAATTCGGATGGGACCTTCAGGCACTGGAAGATGAAGGTAAACTTATCATCATCGATGCATGTTCCACCAAGATCGGCATTCCATCACAAGAAAAATATGTCGATGTCAGGCCCTTTGACACTCGCTCGATGATGGACCAGATAATTGCCGCTCAGGAAGAGATCAATGCAAAAAGAGCTCTTATAGACTCTACAACTTCCATCAGTTTCTACCTGCACGATCCGGGAAAGATTCGTGTGGAACTTCTCAAGCTCAGTACGACCCTGGAAGTTATAGGACTTACCTCACTGATGACATGTGAGATAGTAAATGAAAAGGAGCCTTCGAGGTTTGGTGTAGAGACCTTCGTAACAGATGGTACCTTCGTGCTTCATTACGACATGCGTGAAACGGTCCGCACTCGCACTATTGAGGTCTTCAAGATGCGTGGTTCAGACCATAGCAAAAAGCTACATCCATATGACATTACTTCAGAAGGTTTTGTTATACACCCACACGAAGAAGTATATGCCCCATCCTCATTCTGA
- a CDS encoding cation:proton antiporter: protein MEVLFSILMILLLAKVFGELFERVGFPSILGELLSGVVLGIFLIHQESEIITFLAEMGAIFLLFTAGYKEVHLRDLTASSKKALIASVCQVFVAFFAGFLMGMYFQFSTLVSVFMGVAFSPTSIGVVVRTLIDIDYLSSEPGSMMLTSSIFDDIIGIFLLSIVVTMATYDQFPSVVQILFIMSKIVAFLVIMLIFRGKVFPVLFAYVHKMHIKESIFAFVIMVALFSAYLAEVFGLHAVIGAFIGGVMISDISHAKIEHVQSKVTGIAYGIFVPIFFAFIGLSVNIATLQTVGLFSVAVVFLALAGKLVGGFAGGRLIGFDNYDSLIFGVGVMPRAGVELVLISIGKELGIIGDDIFSAIVLMVAVSIFVSPVLLKMAIKSKERTKSINT, encoded by the coding sequence ATGGAAGTCCTCTTCTCTATACTGATGATCCTTCTTCTGGCAAAGGTCTTTGGTGAACTGTTCGAAAGAGTTGGCTTTCCTTCCATCCTTGGTGAATTGCTTTCCGGTGTGGTGCTTGGGATATTTCTGATACATCAGGAATCAGAGATAATCACATTCCTTGCTGAAATGGGAGCAATTTTCCTTTTGTTCACGGCAGGATATAAGGAAGTTCATCTTCGCGACCTGACAGCATCATCCAAAAAAGCATTAATAGCAAGTGTATGCCAGGTCTTTGTAGCCTTTTTTGCAGGCTTCCTGATGGGTATGTACTTCCAGTTCAGTACTCTGGTGAGTGTCTTTATGGGAGTGGCGTTCAGTCCTACCAGCATCGGAGTAGTTGTCAGGACATTGATCGATATAGATTACCTGTCGAGCGAGCCCGGTTCCATGATGCTGACCTCATCTATCTTCGATGATATCATCGGCATATTTCTCCTCTCCATTGTGGTTACCATGGCAACATATGACCAGTTCCCCTCTGTTGTGCAAATATTGTTCATAATGTCAAAGATAGTTGCTTTTTTGGTAATAATGCTCATTTTTAGGGGAAAGGTCTTCCCTGTGCTTTTTGCCTACGTACATAAAATGCACATTAAGGAGTCCATCTTTGCATTTGTGATAATGGTGGCTCTCTTTTCTGCCTATCTTGCGGAGGTCTTTGGTCTTCATGCTGTGATAGGTGCCTTCATTGGCGGGGTAATGATATCTGATATCTCCCATGCGAAGATCGAGCATGTGCAAAGTAAGGTTACAGGGATTGCATACGGTATTTTTGTACCGATCTTTTTCGCCTTCATAGGACTGTCCGTAAATATTGCCACTTTACAAACGGTTGGTCTGTTCTCTGTAGCTGTGGTCTTTCTGGCTCTTGCCGGCAAGCTGGTTGGTGGGTTTGCAGGGGGCCGACTTATCGGATTTGACAATTATGACAGCCTGATATTCGGGGTAGGTGTAATGCCAAGGGCGGGAGTGGAGCTGGTTTTGATATCTATCGGAAAGGAACTGGGTATCATAGGCGATGATATCTTTTCAGCCATTGTCCTGATGGTTGCAGTATCTATTTTCGTATCACCTGTACTTTTGAAAATGGCGATTAAGTCTAAGGAGAGAACAAAATCGATCAATACTTAA
- a CDS encoding PAS domain-containing protein yields MESNISGKNEISGSKSALGKVLDRKETLEKIIDNSPVIAFLWTANDAPEEKWPVEYVSGNVSLLGYTVEDFVSGRLLYGDIVHPDDLKMVEEALKQRCRQGADFFDQEYRIILKSGDVRWVDERTYIQRDEAGNVTNYQGTIFDITEQKYNDLAFEEVLRRQRSLEDIINNSSTMVFLWRAEEFWPADYASENVSKLGYSAEDFVLGRIVYGDLVHPDDYEMVKDTLAEKCEDGSDNYTQEYRVVTKDGKLLWVDEKTFIMRDKTGNPTHFQGIVQDITKQKESEIALKVALEKQAELLDRKQALETIVNHSPVVAFLWKAGSDDEKELWPVEFVSDNITQFGYTVDDFLSGELLYGNIINPEDLPAVQMELSDICSEGGKVFVKEYRIRTKSGEERWVEEQTFVQRNDEGVVTDYQGVIQDITERKERGC; encoded by the coding sequence ATGGAATCTAATATATCAGGCAAAAATGAAATCAGTGGTTCTAAAAGTGCATTGGGTAAGGTGCTTGACAGAAAAGAAACACTTGAAAAAATAATAGATAACAGTCCGGTCATTGCTTTTCTATGGACGGCGAACGACGCTCCCGAGGAAAAATGGCCTGTGGAATATGTTTCAGGCAACGTAAGTCTTCTTGGTTACACAGTAGAGGACTTCGTTTCCGGTCGTCTTCTTTATGGCGATATAGTTCATCCTGATGACCTGAAGATGGTGGAAGAAGCTCTGAAACAGCGTTGCAGGCAGGGTGCAGATTTCTTTGACCAGGAATACAGGATCATTTTGAAATCCGGGGATGTGCGCTGGGTCGATGAGAGGACATATATCCAGCGTGATGAGGCTGGTAACGTGACCAATTACCAGGGTACTATTTTTGATATAACAGAACAGAAGTACAATGACCTGGCCTTTGAGGAAGTACTGAGGAGACAAAGGTCTCTGGAAGACATCATTAACAATAGCTCTACCATGGTGTTCCTGTGGAGGGCTGAGGAATTCTGGCCTGCTGATTATGCTTCTGAGAACGTTTCAAAGCTTGGTTATTCAGCTGAGGATTTCGTGCTTGGTCGTATTGTTTATGGTGACCTTGTCCATCCGGATGATTATGAGATGGTAAAGGACACACTTGCGGAGAAGTGTGAGGATGGCAGCGATAACTATACCCAGGAATATCGTGTGGTAACAAAAGATGGGAAGTTATTGTGGGTAGATGAGAAGACCTTCATTATGAGGGACAAAACTGGAAATCCAACTCACTTCCAGGGAATTGTTCAGGATATCACAAAACAGAAAGAAAGTGAGATCGCACTCAAAGTTGCACTGGAAAAGCAGGCTGAACTGCTGGACAGGAAGCAAGCACTCGAGACGATCGTTAACCACAGTCCTGTGGTCGCTTTCCTCTGGAAGGCAGGTTCGGATGATGAAAAAGAGCTCTGGCCTGTTGAATTTGTTTCAGATAACATAACCCAGTTCGGATATACTGTTGATGATTTCCTATCCGGTGAGCTTCTTTATGGTAACATAATCAATCCTGAGGACCTGCCTGCGGTGCAGATGGAACTTTCGGACATCTGCAGTGAAGGTGGAAAGGTCTTTGTTAAGGAATATCGGATAAGAACAAAGTCGGGAGAAGAGCGATGGGTGGAAGAGCAGACCTTTGTCCAGCGCAACGATGAAGGAGTTGTGACCGACTATCAGGGTGTTATCCAGGATATTACGGAACGCAAGGAAAGAGGGTGCTAA
- a CDS encoding S-layer protein domain-containing protein, with protein MKRFTAIALAALMVLSFVSVASAADSVEVRGEVTGADNFEWNATNFAGFWIDLDTGDFSEHFILTVSDNEIPGEGIYYYAEPIPEQTTEFAFVTEDNASEDFMYTKIGFLAEEYVVVKEDEESDASVDTLSKILMDDDESYTMRTGESLELAEGYALTPKQIDVDGNKVWLELTKDGDFVEDKIISTSESADNDKTWYFQMDLGDKEDVNVILIKVDEVFQGQVDSLAVIEGIFQISDDPVIVETDDEFGELEVTSVTDMIEMYNDADNELDMPEDDTLAITDTLGIRGNEEGPTLWYLYTEYTEPGTYEIRSSLNDNVNMMWDASSFAGFWYDIDADVSSEKLFLNVTGDENETIADGAIVYRAEPQGDQTTEFAFVKEDDAEASFNYTKIGFLAEEYVVVKEDEESDASVDTLSKILMDDDESYTMRTGESLELAEGYALTPKQIDVDGNKVWLEITKDGDFVEDKIISTVVSDDTDDSDKTWYFQMDLGDKEDVNVILVKVDEVFQGQVDSLCVIEGIFQISDDPVIVEVDDEFGELVVMSVTDMIEMVNDDNELDMPDDDTLAITDTLGIRANEGTTLWYIYTEATVDGEAPVVEEPEDEVEEPVVEEPVVDENVTEPVVDENVTEPVVEEPVEDEGDEEPVPGFEAVFAIAGLLAVAYFVRRN; from the coding sequence ATGAAAAGATTTACAGCAATCGCATTAGCTGCTCTTATGGTACTGAGCTTTGTATCAGTAGCAAGCGCAGCAGATTCTGTCGAAGTGCGCGGTGAAGTGACCGGCGCTGATAACTTCGAATGGAATGCTACCAACTTCGCTGGTTTCTGGATCGATCTGGATACCGGTGACTTCTCTGAACACTTTATTCTCACTGTGTCTGACAATGAGATTCCTGGTGAAGGTATCTACTATTACGCAGAGCCAATACCAGAACAGACAACTGAGTTCGCATTTGTGACCGAAGATAATGCTTCTGAAGACTTCATGTACACCAAGATCGGCTTCCTTGCTGAGGAGTATGTTGTAGTCAAAGAAGATGAAGAAAGTGACGCAAGCGTAGACACACTCTCCAAGATCCTTATGGATGATGACGAGAGCTACACCATGAGAACCGGCGAGTCCCTTGAGCTTGCTGAGGGCTATGCACTCACACCAAAGCAGATCGATGTTGATGGTAACAAGGTCTGGCTCGAGCTTACCAAGGACGGCGACTTTGTCGAAGACAAGATCATCAGCACATCCGAATCTGCAGACAATGACAAGACCTGGTACTTCCAGATGGATCTTGGCGACAAGGAAGACGTAAATGTCATTCTTATCAAGGTCGATGAAGTCTTCCAGGGTCAGGTCGACAGCCTCGCTGTTATCGAGGGTATCTTCCAGATTTCTGATGACCCAGTAATTGTCGAAACTGACGACGAGTTCGGAGAACTTGAAGTTACTTCCGTAACTGATATGATTGAAATGTATAACGATGCGGACAACGAACTTGACATGCCAGAGGACGACACTCTTGCAATCACTGACACCCTTGGTATCAGAGGAAACGAGGAAGGTCCAACTCTCTGGTATCTCTACACTGAGTACACAGAGCCTGGAACCTATGAGATTCGCAGTTCCCTTAATGATAATGTGAACATGATGTGGGATGCTTCAAGCTTTGCTGGTTTCTGGTATGATATTGATGCTGATGTATCCTCTGAGAAATTGTTCCTCAATGTAACTGGCGATGAGAACGAAACCATCGCTGATGGCGCTATCGTTTACAGGGCAGAACCACAGGGAGATCAGACCACTGAGTTCGCATTTGTGAAAGAAGATGATGCTGAGGCATCCTTCAACTACACCAAGATCGGCTTCCTTGCTGAGGAGTATGTTGTAGTCAAAGAAGATGAAGAAAGTGACGCAAGCGTAGACACACTCTCTAAGATCCTTATGGATGATGACGAGAGCTACACCATGAGAACCGGCGAGTCCCTTGAGCTTGCTGAGGGCTATGCACTCACACCAAAGCAGATCGATGTTGATGGTAACAAGGTCTGGCTTGAGATCACCAAGGACGGCGATTTTGTCGAAGATAAGATTATCAGTACTGTAGTATCTGATGACACTGACGACAGTGACAAGACCTGGTACTTCCAGATGGACCTTGGCGACAAAGAAGACGTAAATGTCATTCTTGTCAAGGTAGATGAAGTCTTCCAGGGTCAGGTTGACAGCCTCTGTGTTATCGAAGGTATCTTCCAGATCTCTGATGACCCAGTAATCGTTGAAGTAGACGATGAGTTCGGAGAACTTGTTGTAATGAGTGTAACTGATATGATTGAAATGGTCAATGATGACAATGAGCTTGACATGCCAGATGATGACACTCTTGCAATCACTGACACCCTTGGTATCAGGGCAAACGAAGGTACAACCCTTTGGTACATCTACACCGAAGCAACCGTCGATGGTGAAGCTCCAGTAGTAGAAGAGCCTGAAGATGAAGTCGAAGAGCCTGTAGTCGAAGAGCCTGTTGTTGACGAGAATGTAACAGAGCCTGTTGTTGACGAGAATGTAACAGAGCCTGTTGTTGAAGAACCTGTTGAAGATGAGGGCGACGAAGAGCCAGTACCTGGCTTTGAAGCAGTCTTCGCAATTGCAGGTCTCCTTGCAGTAGCATACTTCGTCAGAAGAAACTAA
- a CDS encoding DNA-directed DNA polymerase, with translation MNFQILDADYFREDDRPVVRLFGRSDDGKSVCCLVPGFEPYFYLSASGDLQKLGQTIKDRFDVVKDIEVVERFEPIGYQETKQPMLKVTTFDPRNVPEIRDEVAGMLGVREIYETDILFRNRFLIDKGFKGMGWVSAGDGADVSGKGDLLCDHVMRSSELTEVDRIANAPLKYMAFDIECLPHDGGMPTPDVSPIIMVSFAFEPAYKGHSTIILVKKDVEGVDDDVEMFSEEADLLNRFFEIITEYDPDVITGYNINDFDVPYIVDRVNTLNESGAGIKPVVGRDSRQLSYRKIISRTMVSIPGRVVVDALPLIRQQFSLKRYTLRNVSKELLDREKLDVAPADMEEHWNDSGEKLLKFIDYSRRDSELALELLLELKLLDKYIALSRVSGILLQDTVSGGQTNMVEHILMTEFGKQGRVMSTKPDDETSAFRRKQNESLKGGAVLEPEKGLHENVIVMDYKSLYPTIMMAHNLCYTTVVKPGTYADEDIIRSPSKGEFVKPEIFKGIVPSVLEYLLDQRTKTKQLMKKASDEGEYRVLDATQLALKILLNSFYGYSGYARARLYSLQMANSVTSIGRGNIARTEDIVCNRIGRIILRDNMAYLTDEAGDLRETDKVVKLSVAYGDTDSVFVHCKNDCDEEFSEGEFSLEDSALVGRKVASIVTASLPDPMELEFEAAAKRVLLIAKKRYAQWIFEPTNDGWKDSIKVKGLETVRRDWCELTSKMLNRVLELVLKEGDIDGSVSHVRELVDRVRNLDVQKDADIVEDLVLTKSFSKSPSSYKNKQPHLTVVENIERRTGIRPPIGERIPFVITAGKGLFVDRAEDPEYVREHNITLDVDYYIQKQMLPPVERILGVFGVDMATLNHDSKQKGLFDFDTSPEEKVETVRRTCRGTEASAQQVDQKTQSSLFDF, from the coding sequence ATGAATTTCCAGATCCTGGATGCAGATTATTTCCGTGAAGATGACCGACCTGTAGTACGTCTTTTTGGCAGGTCTGACGATGGGAAGAGCGTCTGCTGTCTTGTTCCGGGATTTGAGCCTTACTTTTATCTTAGTGCATCAGGGGATCTCCAGAAGCTGGGTCAGACAATAAAGGACAGGTTCGATGTCGTAAAGGATATTGAAGTGGTCGAGAGATTCGAGCCTATAGGCTACCAGGAAACAAAACAACCCATGCTAAAGGTCACCACATTCGATCCGCGCAATGTTCCTGAGATAAGGGATGAAGTAGCAGGGATGCTGGGTGTGAGGGAGATCTATGAAACGGATATCCTGTTCAGGAACAGGTTCCTTATAGACAAGGGCTTCAAAGGCATGGGATGGGTGTCCGCAGGAGATGGTGCCGATGTATCCGGAAAAGGTGATCTGCTCTGCGACCATGTCATGAGGTCTTCAGAGTTGACCGAAGTTGACAGGATCGCCAACGCACCATTGAAGTATATGGCCTTTGATATTGAATGCCTGCCTCATGACGGTGGTATGCCTACGCCGGATGTTTCTCCCATCATTATGGTAAGTTTTGCCTTTGAGCCGGCTTACAAGGGCCACAGTACCATTATACTGGTCAAGAAAGATGTAGAGGGTGTTGACGATGATGTCGAGATGTTCTCGGAAGAAGCTGACCTTCTTAACCGGTTCTTTGAGATCATTACGGAATACGATCCTGACGTTATCACTGGCTATAACATCAATGATTTTGATGTCCCTTATATCGTTGACAGGGTGAACACCCTGAACGAATCTGGTGCCGGTATAAAACCGGTTGTCGGAAGGGATTCAAGGCAGTTAAGCTATCGCAAGATCATAAGCCGCACAATGGTATCGATACCCGGAAGGGTGGTCGTGGATGCGCTTCCTCTTATCAGGCAACAGTTCAGCCTGAAAAGGTATACTCTGCGTAATGTTTCAAAGGAACTGCTTGACAGGGAAAAACTGGACGTTGCACCAGCTGATATGGAAGAGCACTGGAACGATTCCGGTGAGAAACTCCTGAAGTTCATAGATTATTCCAGACGTGACTCCGAGCTTGCCCTTGAGCTTTTGCTTGAGCTCAAGCTTCTGGACAAATATATTGCTTTATCAAGGGTCAGTGGTATTCTGCTTCAGGATACTGTCAGTGGCGGACAGACCAATATGGTGGAACATATCCTGATGACCGAGTTTGGTAAACAGGGTAGGGTAATGTCCACAAAACCGGATGATGAAACTTCAGCTTTCAGGCGTAAGCAGAATGAGAGCCTTAAAGGAGGCGCTGTCCTTGAGCCGGAGAAAGGGCTGCATGAGAATGTCATCGTCATGGACTACAAATCCCTTTATCCTACAATTATGATGGCTCACAACCTCTGCTATACGACCGTTGTGAAGCCGGGAACATATGCTGATGAAGATATTATCAGGTCCCCCTCAAAGGGAGAGTTCGTTAAGCCCGAAATATTCAAAGGTATTGTACCCTCGGTTCTGGAATATTTACTTGACCAGAGGACCAAAACAAAGCAATTAATGAAAAAGGCGAGCGATGAAGGTGAATATCGTGTTCTTGATGCAACACAGCTTGCTCTGAAGATACTTCTCAACAGTTTCTATGGTTATTCAGGTTATGCCCGTGCAAGGCTTTACAGTCTCCAGATGGCTAATTCTGTGACGAGTATAGGCAGAGGCAACATTGCAAGGACCGAGGACATTGTCTGCAACAGGATTGGCAGGATAATTCTCAGGGATAATATGGCTTATCTGACAGATGAGGCCGGTGATCTCAGGGAGACTGATAAGGTTGTAAAACTCTCTGTAGCTTACGGTGATACGGACAGTGTTTTTGTTCATTGTAAGAACGATTGTGACGAAGAGTTCTCAGAAGGCGAGTTCTCTCTTGAAGATTCTGCATTGGTGGGTAGAAAGGTTGCAAGCATTGTCACAGCATCATTGCCAGATCCCATGGAACTCGAATTTGAGGCAGCTGCAAAGCGTGTTCTTCTGATAGCCAAGAAAAGATATGCACAGTGGATATTTGAGCCAACCAATGATGGCTGGAAAGATTCGATAAAAGTAAAGGGACTTGAAACTGTGCGCAGGGACTGGTGTGAGCTAACATCCAAGATGCTTAACAGGGTGCTGGAACTTGTGCTAAAAGAAGGTGACATTGACGGTTCTGTGAGCCATGTAAGGGAACTTGTCGACAGGGTGCGCAATCTGGATGTGCAAAAGGATGCTGATATTGTTGAGGACCTTGTGCTTACAAAGAGTTTCTCCAAGTCTCCTTCAAGCTACAAGAACAAACAACCTCATCTTACCGTGGTGGAGAACATAGAGAGGCGTACAGGCATTCGCCCGCCTATTGGTGAGAGGATACCATTTGTTATCACTGCAGGGAAAGGTCTTTTCGTAGACCGGGCAGAGGATCCTGAATATGTGCGTGAGCACAATATAACCTTGGATGTGGATTATTACATACAGAAGCAGATGCTACCTCCTGTAGAGCGCATTCTTGGTGTCTTTGGGGTTGATATGGCTACTCTGAATCATGATTCAAAACAAAAAGGGCTCTTTGATTTTGACACCTCTCCTGAAGAAAAGGTTGAAACTGTAAGAAGGACCTGTAGGGGAACCGAAGCATCTGCTCAACAGGTGGATCAGAAAACACAGAGTTCCCTCTTTGATTTTTAA
- a CDS encoding pyridoxamine 5'-phosphate oxidase family protein yields the protein MIILGTVSPVVYMGTDKDTRKYQNIEKNPSVAFTGDGVNDVFNITGVQMEGKASFVTDEDEIQTYFQLVMENTHLQKICQRTLITG from the coding sequence TTGATCATTCTTGGTACGGTCAGTCCTGTTGTCTACATGGGAACAGACAAAGACACAAGAAAATACCAGAATATAGAAAAGAACCCTTCAGTTGCATTCACCGGGGATGGTGTCAACGATGTGTTCAACATAACAGGCGTACAAATGGAAGGAAAGGCATCCTTTGTCACTGACGAAGATGAAATACAAACCTATTTCCAATTAGTTATGGAAAATACCCATTTGCAAAAGATATGCCAAAGAACCCTGATAACAGGATAA